A region from the Clostridium beijerinckii genome encodes:
- a CDS encoding MATE family efflux transporter, translating to MEKNKIMDLTMGDPAKQIFYFALPIFLGSVFQQMYNLVDTVIVGHTLGENALAAIGATTPLFGLIVGMAIGINNGFAIVIARYFGAKEMDNMRQAVAMTVILDLIISIVFTAIGVGTIMYILKFLNTPLEIINDAYGYIVIILMFMTITIMYNMIAGVLRALGDSRSPLIYLIYASILNVVLVFTFILVFKWGIRGSAYATVISQIVAVILGFNHIIKKCPELKLSKEDFKYDGPMVMELFTSGLSMGFMLSLVSIGSVALQGAINSFGKEIITAHMAARKVSEIYMMPLGTLATASATFVSQNYGAKKYERINIGLKKTVIMGAIWSTIVVITAFAFGTYIIKFLTGTNDTLIIGTAVKYLRINTPFYYVLAILLIYRSTLQGIGRKFTPLVSSSIELLGKFAVVGFLAPTMSYLGVCISEPLIWITCAIFVLIVFYSDKNFRVEIKQDKSAI from the coding sequence ATGGAGAAAAATAAAATTATGGATTTAACAATGGGAGATCCTGCAAAACAAATTTTTTATTTTGCATTGCCTATATTTCTTGGGAGTGTGTTTCAACAAATGTACAATTTGGTGGATACGGTAATTGTTGGACATACCTTGGGGGAAAATGCCTTGGCAGCTATAGGTGCTACAACACCACTGTTTGGACTTATTGTTGGAATGGCAATTGGTATAAATAATGGATTTGCTATTGTGATTGCAAGATATTTTGGAGCAAAAGAGATGGATAACATGAGACAGGCTGTAGCAATGACAGTAATTCTAGACCTTATAATATCAATAGTATTTACAGCTATTGGAGTAGGTACAATAATGTATATTCTTAAATTTCTAAATACCCCGCTAGAAATAATAAACGATGCATATGGATATATTGTAATTATCTTAATGTTTATGACTATTACTATAATGTACAATATGATAGCAGGGGTTCTAAGAGCACTGGGGGATAGCCGAAGTCCACTTATATATTTGATTTATGCTTCAATTTTAAATGTAGTGTTGGTTTTTACATTTATTTTGGTATTTAAATGGGGGATTAGAGGTTCTGCTTATGCAACTGTTATATCACAGATTGTAGCAGTAATCTTAGGATTTAATCATATAATAAAAAAATGTCCTGAGCTAAAATTATCTAAAGAAGATTTTAAATATGATGGTCCTATGGTAATGGAATTATTTACATCGGGACTATCTATGGGATTTATGCTATCACTTGTTTCAATTGGTTCAGTTGCACTTCAAGGTGCAATAAACAGTTTTGGTAAAGAAATAATAACTGCACATATGGCAGCAAGAAAAGTTAGTGAAATTTATATGATGCCACTTGGAACATTAGCAACAGCATCAGCTACGTTTGTAAGCCAAAATTATGGTGCAAAGAAATATGAAAGAATAAATATTGGACTTAAGAAAACAGTTATTATGGGTGCCATATGGTCAACAATAGTTGTTATTACTGCCTTTGCCTTTGGAACATATATAATAAAATTCTTAACGGGAACAAATGATACTTTGATTATAGGTACAGCAGTAAAATATTTAAGAATTAATACTCCATTTTATTATGTATTAGCTATTCTTCTTATATACAGAAGTACGCTTCAGGGAATTGGAAGGAAGTTTACACCACTTGTTTCTAGTTCAATTGAACTACTCGGAAAATTTGCAGTTGTAGGATTTTTAGCTCCAACAATGAGTTATTTAGGAGTATGTATATCAGAACCACTTATTTGGATTACATGTGCAATTTTTGTACTCATAGTTTTCTACTCAGATAAGAATTTTAGAGTTGAAATAAAACAAGATAAAAGTGCAATATGA